One Tolypothrix bouteillei VB521301 DNA window includes the following coding sequences:
- a CDS encoding D-alanine--D-alanine ligase family protein, producing the protein MAKVRVGLLFGGRSGEHEVSINSARAIAGALSTGQNASKYEILPFYIQKDGRWLAGDSPQQVLASGKPLQLSQATEVGGSDTNSQLSVAQTQSLHRWQSPAQVAEVDVWFPILHGPNGEDGTIQGLLTLMQVPFVGSGVLGSAVGMDKIAMKTAFAQAGLPQVKYVAVNRAQIWSNPCVFPKLCDRIETTLGYPCFVKPANLGSSVGIAKVRSRQELETALDTAASYDRRIIVEAGVVARELECAVLGNDQPKASIVGEITYNSDFYDYETKYTQGKADLLIPAAVGETVIHQIQEMALQAFAAVDAAGLARVDFFYVEATGEVLINEINTLPGFTATSMYPLLWSHSGVPFPELVDTLIQLALERHSGER; encoded by the coding sequence ATGGCAAAGGTGCGGGTAGGATTATTGTTTGGGGGACGTTCGGGAGAACATGAGGTTTCTATCAATTCAGCACGTGCGATCGCAGGTGCTTTAAGCACGGGGCAAAATGCAAGCAAGTACGAAATACTGCCTTTCTACATCCAAAAAGATGGGCGCTGGTTGGCTGGGGACTCACCACAACAAGTTTTAGCATCAGGCAAACCACTGCAGTTATCTCAAGCTACTGAAGTTGGCGGATCGGATACCAATTCTCAATTATCCGTTGCTCAGACTCAATCTTTACATCGGTGGCAATCTCCCGCTCAGGTTGCAGAGGTAGATGTTTGGTTCCCGATTCTTCACGGTCCTAACGGTGAAGACGGTACAATTCAAGGGTTACTCACCTTAATGCAAGTCCCTTTTGTCGGTTCTGGGGTCTTGGGTTCGGCAGTGGGGATGGATAAGATTGCAATGAAAACTGCTTTTGCTCAAGCTGGATTGCCTCAAGTCAAATACGTTGCTGTGAATAGAGCGCAAATTTGGTCAAATCCTTGTGTTTTTCCCAAGCTATGCGATCGAATAGAAACCACTTTGGGCTATCCCTGTTTTGTTAAGCCTGCTAACTTGGGTTCATCAGTGGGAATTGCAAAAGTGCGATCGCGACAGGAGTTAGAGACTGCTTTAGATACTGCTGCTAGTTACGATCGCAGAATTATTGTAGAAGCTGGAGTTGTCGCAAGAGAACTAGAGTGTGCGGTTTTGGGAAACGACCAACCTAAAGCTTCTATTGTCGGTGAAATTACTTATAATAGTGATTTTTATGATTATGAAACAAAATATACTCAAGGAAAAGCAGATTTACTGATACCCGCAGCTGTTGGAGAAACTGTTATCCATCAAATACAAGAAATGGCATTGCAAGCCTTTGCAGCAGTGGATGCGGCTGGATTGGCAAGAGTTGATTTTTTCTATGTAGAGGCGACAGGCGAAGTATTGATTAATGAAATCAATACTCTACCGGGTTTTACAGCAACTAGTATGTATCCCCTTCTCTGGTCGCATAGTGGCGTACCTTTCCCAGAACTCGTTGATACACTCATTCAACTGGCTCTTGAAAGGCATTCTGGGGAAAGATAA
- a CDS encoding DUF4333 domain-containing protein has product MFARRLKFTLLTSFALLPLLASCASKTPLTEQQQIYAGKWVASDGTFVHIFLDGSGALKTSNSEVTGGSTTLTKDTLKIGLGPIERTFKITQPPQEKNGKFTIQLDKITYTKQELDINNSSTTTVTSQASEKSQNIRELESTIKTVLMDAVGKLDSIDCPSNFNIKAGNSFECPASIDNTPFKVKVTFKDDRGRLSWSTKGLLILTKVEDFIVQGFKQRGITAKADCGSSQKKYRVAIAQDTFQCKTADSKGNVKTLKITVKDNEGNLHISS; this is encoded by the coding sequence ATGTTTGCTCGACGACTTAAATTTACTTTGCTAACAAGCTTTGCACTTCTGCCATTGCTTGCTAGTTGCGCCAGTAAAACTCCCCTTACCGAACAGCAGCAAATTTATGCCGGGAAGTGGGTAGCAAGTGATGGAACTTTCGTACATATTTTTTTAGATGGTAGCGGAGCTTTAAAAACCTCCAATTCTGAGGTAACAGGTGGCTCGACAACTCTGACGAAAGATACTCTCAAGATAGGTTTGGGTCCTATTGAAAGAACATTTAAAATTACTCAGCCGCCTCAAGAAAAAAATGGCAAATTCACAATACAACTTGATAAAATTACTTATACAAAACAGGAATTAGATATAAACAATTCGTCCACAACGACTGTAACTTCTCAAGCATCAGAAAAAAGTCAAAATATCCGAGAGTTAGAAAGCACTATTAAAACAGTGTTGATGGACGCAGTGGGTAAACTCGATTCCATTGATTGTCCGAGTAACTTTAATATTAAAGCAGGTAACAGCTTTGAGTGTCCCGCTTCTATTGATAATACTCCTTTCAAAGTTAAAGTAACTTTCAAGGACGATCGAGGGAGGCTCAGTTGGAGTACGAAAGGGCTGTTAATCTTGACAAAAGTTGAAGATTTTATTGTGCAAGGATTTAAGCAGCGAGGTATAACTGCTAAAGCTGATTGTGGAAGCTCTCAGAAAAAATACCGTGTTGCTATCGCTCAAGACACTTTTCAATGTAAAACTGCTGATAGCAAAGGCAATGTCAAAACCTTGAAAATTACTGTGAAGGATAATGAAGGGAATTTGCACATTTCGTCTTAA
- a CDS encoding type II toxin-antitoxin system VapC family toxin: MKVLLDTNIILDFALERYPFYNDSVQVLSFIYQKQIEGYISASTFSDLYYIIRKDKGRASALSLLHRIVTFCQVATVNQAVI, from the coding sequence ATGAAAGTCTTGCTAGACACTAATATCATTCTTGATTTTGCTCTTGAAAGATATCCCTTTTACAATGATAGTGTACAAGTTTTATCGTTTATTTATCAAAAACAAATAGAAGGTTACATTTCTGCTTCTACTTTTAGTGACCTTTATTACATCATCCGCAAAGATAAAGGTCGAGCATCTGCTTTATCCCTGTTACACAGAATTGTAACTTTCTGCCAAGTCGCTACAGTAAACCAAGCAGTCATCTAA
- the miaB gene encoding tRNA (N6-isopentenyl adenosine(37)-C2)-methylthiotransferase MiaB, with translation MTTSPRRYHITTFGCQMNKADSERMAGILEDMGFEWSEDPNDANLILYNTCTIRDNAEQKVYSYLGRQAKRKHEQPDLTIVVAGCVAQQEGESLLRRVPEVDMVMGPQHANRLKDLLQQVFDGNQVVATEPIHIMEDITKPRRDTTVTAWVNVIYGCNERCTYCVVPNVRGIEQSRTPEAIRLEMEELGRQGYQEVTLLGQNIDAYGRDLPGVTPEGRHQHTLTDLLYYVHDVPGIERIRFATSHPRYFTERLIKACAELPKVCEHFHIPFQSGDNEVLKRMSRGYTHEKYRRIIDTIRQYMPDASISADAIVGFPGETEAQFENTLKLVEDIGFDQLNTAAYSPRPGTPAALWDEQLSEEVKSDRLQRLNHLVALKAAERSQRYMGRTEEVLVEEQNPKDKTQVMGRTRGNRLTFFAGDIHELKGKLVKVRITEVRAFSLTGEACLTVTSKR, from the coding sequence ATGACCACTTCACCCCGTCGCTATCACATCACCACCTTCGGTTGTCAGATGAACAAAGCCGATTCAGAACGCATGGCTGGTATCCTAGAAGACATGGGCTTTGAGTGGTCAGAAGACCCAAATGATGCGAATTTAATTCTTTACAACACTTGTACCATAAGAGATAACGCCGAGCAAAAAGTATATTCTTATCTAGGCAGACAAGCCAAACGCAAGCACGAACAACCAGACCTAACTATAGTTGTCGCTGGATGTGTTGCACAACAGGAAGGCGAATCGCTGTTGCGACGGGTTCCAGAAGTTGACATGGTTATGGGACCGCAACACGCCAATCGCTTGAAAGATTTGCTACAACAGGTATTTGATGGCAATCAAGTGGTTGCAACTGAGCCAATTCATATCATGGAAGATATTACCAAGCCACGACGCGATACCACTGTCACTGCTTGGGTCAATGTGATTTACGGCTGTAACGAACGCTGTACTTATTGTGTGGTTCCTAATGTACGGGGTATTGAGCAATCTCGGACACCAGAAGCCATTCGTTTAGAAATGGAAGAACTGGGACGACAGGGTTATCAGGAAGTGACCTTGCTCGGTCAAAATATTGATGCTTACGGGCGCGATTTGCCTGGAGTGACACCTGAAGGTCGCCATCAGCACACTTTGACAGATTTACTTTACTACGTTCATGATGTACCGGGAATCGAGCGAATTCGTTTCGCCACTTCCCATCCTCGTTATTTTACCGAACGCTTGATTAAAGCGTGTGCGGAATTACCTAAGGTGTGCGAACACTTTCACATTCCCTTTCAATCGGGGGATAATGAGGTACTCAAACGGATGTCACGGGGTTATACTCACGAAAAATACCGTCGCATCATAGATACAATCCGGCAATATATGCCAGATGCATCAATTAGTGCCGATGCTATTGTCGGTTTTCCTGGAGAAACTGAAGCTCAGTTTGAAAATACTTTGAAGTTGGTTGAAGATATTGGTTTTGACCAACTGAATACCGCCGCCTACTCTCCTCGTCCGGGAACACCCGCCGCACTTTGGGACGAGCAATTGAGTGAGGAAGTGAAAAGCGATCGCCTCCAAAGGTTAAATCATCTCGTAGCGCTCAAAGCAGCCGAGCGATCGCAGCGTTACATGGGGCGCACGGAAGAAGTTCTGGTAGAAGAACAAAACCCCAAAGATAAAACTCAAGTGATGGGGCGTACCCGTGGTAATCGGTTGACATTCTTTGCTGGTGATATTCACGAGCTTAAAGGTAAGTTAGTTAAAGTCAGAATTACGGAAGTGAGGGCTTTCAGTTTAACAGGTGAAGCGTGTTTAACAGTGACCAGTAAGCGGTAG